The Hahella sp. HNIBRBA332 genome window below encodes:
- a CDS encoding putative Ig domain-containing protein: MSGINTTQFPQINWRRKLMLAAPAMLVAHLAQASSTPSPYQLNVRVQTEETVQVYDNPPTSSTASIGSQPQGATGIIVAGKKYPSSVGPVWYLIDYDTGEDGWTLATSLTEISEPLGQPANKYSMVSDTPQVISWPITKAYPGVEYNTRLGVVGGRYPYYFMLDQKPSGMTIDPRSGEISWTPSSQLEGQTFSVQVAIYDSNQEAASQSFTVEVTKSGFRFVSPNGSDSSGDGTQAAPWKSISYGISESNADDILYIKGGNYTEVFQYEEDKANKLIAYPGETPVIDFNFEEATTARGKFGVIDGLEIKNCVTYCIKLSASNPDWLFRRNHMHTLYDATDKGNPSFIYYGDSRKSAERIIIQDNEFHDLFDRGSGIHGDIISNTHGSSSALFNVHYALVEDNIAHDIDGFGFRDKDSSYKNTLRGNLAYNVKYGLGVLSQEYSYSVDVLYNRLAGSRYGLLVGSMVGGFGNILAQNNTILGGVGHDGGTPTGGANSVQMRNNIIDDIGGRTLPYNCCDAKENEYWTSDLFIRDFNLIHSSSVYVAGKWNGKFTETRWKNAGFDINSLFTDPLLTDYNNQNYTPLPNSPVCGAASDGSDIGAVPCN, translated from the coding sequence ATGTCAGGAATAAATACTACTCAATTCCCTCAAATAAACTGGCGCAGAAAGCTAATGCTTGCCGCGCCCGCTATGCTAGTTGCGCATTTGGCGCAGGCAAGCTCAACTCCAAGTCCGTATCAGCTTAACGTCCGCGTTCAAACTGAAGAGACTGTTCAGGTCTATGACAACCCACCAACCAGCTCAACGGCGAGTATTGGCAGCCAGCCTCAAGGAGCTACCGGCATCATTGTTGCCGGGAAAAAATACCCAAGTTCAGTGGGTCCGGTATGGTACCTGATTGATTACGACACAGGAGAGGACGGCTGGACACTAGCCACTTCGTTAACAGAAATATCTGAGCCACTGGGACAGCCCGCCAATAAATACTCAATGGTGAGCGACACGCCACAGGTTATTTCCTGGCCAATCACAAAAGCATATCCCGGAGTTGAATATAACACTCGGTTAGGCGTTGTGGGCGGACGTTACCCTTATTACTTTATGCTGGATCAAAAGCCATCAGGCATGACTATTGATCCACGTAGCGGCGAAATTTCCTGGACACCCTCTTCGCAATTGGAAGGGCAAACATTTAGCGTACAAGTTGCTATTTATGACAGCAATCAAGAAGCCGCCTCACAATCATTTACTGTTGAAGTAACAAAATCAGGATTTCGCTTCGTTTCTCCCAACGGTTCTGACTCATCTGGAGATGGTACTCAGGCGGCGCCCTGGAAATCTATCTCTTATGGAATTTCCGAAAGTAACGCCGATGATATTTTGTATATCAAAGGTGGGAACTATACGGAAGTGTTTCAATATGAGGAGGATAAAGCAAATAAGCTGATCGCCTATCCTGGCGAAACTCCGGTTATAGACTTTAACTTTGAGGAAGCAACGACTGCTCGCGGAAAGTTTGGAGTTATTGACGGGTTAGAAATCAAAAACTGCGTGACCTATTGCATAAAGCTGAGTGCGAGCAATCCTGATTGGCTATTCAGACGTAACCACATGCATACCTTATATGACGCCACAGATAAAGGTAATCCAAGCTTTATCTATTATGGAGACAGTCGCAAAAGCGCGGAGCGCATAATCATCCAGGATAATGAGTTTCATGATCTGTTTGATCGAGGATCAGGGATTCATGGAGATATAATATCAAATACTCATGGCTCTTCTAGCGCGCTATTCAACGTACATTACGCTCTAGTGGAAGATAATATCGCACATGATATTGATGGGTTTGGCTTTCGTGACAAGGACTCTTCTTATAAGAATACATTGCGTGGCAACCTTGCCTATAATGTTAAATATGGTCTAGGAGTATTGAGTCAAGAGTATTCGTACAGTGTTGACGTACTTTACAACAGGCTTGCAGGGTCACGTTATGGATTACTAGTAGGCAGTATGGTTGGAGGGTTTGGCAACATACTGGCCCAGAACAATACCATATTAGGTGGAGTTGGCCATGATGGCGGCACGCCAACCGGAGGAGCGAATAGCGTTCAGATGCGTAACAATATTATTGATGATATAGGCGGAAGAACTCTGCCCTACAATTGTTGTGACGCTAAAGAAAACGAGTATTGGACATCCGACTTGTTTATCAGAGACTTTAACCTGATACATTCCTCCAGTGTATATGTCGCTGGAAAATGGAATGGCAAGTTCACAGAAACCCGCTGGAAAAATGCCGGTTTTGATATCAATAGTCTATTTACAGATCCGTTGTTAACTGACTATAACAATCAAAACTACACCCCGCTCCCCAACTCCCCGGTCTGCGGCGCGGCCAGTGACGGTTCCGACATCGGCGCGGTTCCCTGTAACTGA
- a CDS encoding ankyrin repeat domain-containing protein yields MKAFFILRACLLKKAGMQAARTTGAVMLLSLACAAHGQSEEAKASALYAADKLQWDSVVDTAWPELMKNAKDSRYPAQSFSQDAFSLEDTQGYSGVSYLNFLARDGMYEALLDALRAGVEFPHSDNYDAMYTAVIESKKHENPYLTMALVSSIDKWNIAHRLAARNKVKALRALDKKVVMARTEFGRNALMLAILYQNKEAVKYLSSYQALLNQKDDFGWSVMMYAVYLENPSILDVLFSLPKPPNVNLKSYACVDAPKLRIAMIGSRMLRQAMSGGGRPADTRELLQQDATYTRLQALSEKQRRDSCKYYLMDRPYHNWLL; encoded by the coding sequence ATGAAGGCGTTTTTCATTTTGAGAGCCTGTCTGCTCAAGAAAGCTGGAATGCAGGCGGCGCGGACCACAGGGGCTGTCATGCTGCTGTCGCTGGCGTGCGCCGCCCATGGGCAATCGGAAGAAGCGAAAGCCAGCGCTCTGTATGCCGCGGATAAGCTGCAGTGGGACTCGGTGGTGGATACGGCTTGGCCTGAGCTGATGAAAAACGCCAAGGACTCCCGCTATCCGGCGCAGAGCTTCAGCCAGGACGCATTCTCGCTGGAAGATACGCAAGGTTACTCTGGTGTGTCCTATCTTAACTTTCTAGCCCGAGATGGTATGTATGAAGCGCTTTTGGATGCGCTTCGCGCTGGCGTGGAGTTTCCCCATAGCGACAACTATGACGCCATGTACACTGCTGTGATTGAATCGAAGAAGCATGAAAATCCTTATCTCACCATGGCGTTGGTATCGTCTATTGATAAGTGGAATATCGCCCATCGTCTGGCGGCTCGTAACAAGGTCAAAGCGTTGCGCGCGCTGGATAAAAAAGTAGTGATGGCGCGGACGGAGTTTGGCCGCAACGCATTGATGCTGGCGATTCTTTATCAGAATAAAGAGGCGGTGAAGTATTTGAGCTCGTACCAGGCGCTTCTGAACCAGAAGGATGACTTTGGTTGGAGCGTCATGATGTATGCGGTGTATTTGGAAAACCCATCGATTCTGGACGTGCTGTTCAGCCTGCCAAAGCCGCCAAACGTAAACCTGAAGTCTTATGCCTGCGTGGACGCCCCCAAGCTGCGCATCGCCATGATTGGCAGTCGTATGCTCAGGCAGGCGATGTCAGGCGGAGGAAGGCCGGCGGACACCAGGGAGCTGTTACAGCAGGATGCAACCTACACCCGATTGCAAGCACTGTCCGAAAAGCAGCGCAGAGACTCCTGTAAGTATTATTTGATGGACAGGCCCTATCATAATTGGTTGTTATAG